A stretch of Lathyrus oleraceus cultivar Zhongwan6 chromosome 6, CAAS_Psat_ZW6_1.0, whole genome shotgun sequence DNA encodes these proteins:
- the LOC127098458 gene encoding putative elongation factor TypA-like SVR3, chloroplastic, whose protein sequence is MEKMALTSQNSLLFSSTTLPKHPSSSPLFFSKRNNLFGLPLSSSKPTLRISSRNNRSIKCSISEVTEPKTEKKKLMRRADIRNIAIVAHVDHGKTTLVDAMLKQTKVFRDNQTVQERIMDSNDLERERGITILSKNTSVTYKDAKINIIDTPGHSDFGGEVERILNMVEGILLVVDSVEGPMPQTRFVLKKALEFGHAVVVVVNKIDRTSARPDFVVNSTFELFIELNATDEQCDFQVIYASGIKGKAGLSPEDLADDLGPLFESIMRCIPGPRIDRDGSLQMLVTSTEYEGHKGRIAIGRLEAGVLEKGMEVKICTSEDSCRYGRVSELYVYEKFFRVPAERVEAGDICAVCGISDIQIGETIADKLTGKALPSIKVEEPTVKMAFSINTSPFVGREGKYVTSRNLRDRLYRELERNLAMKVEDGETADTFIVSGRGTLHITILIENMRREGFEFMVGPPKVINKRVNDKVLEPYEIATVEVPEVHMGAVVELLGGRRGQMFDMQGVGSEGTTLLKYKIPTRGLLGLRNAILTASRGTAILNTVFDCYGPWAGDMNTRDLGSLVAFEGGTSTSYAIASSQERGHMFIGPGAEVYKGQIIGIHQRSGDLSLNVCKRKAATNIRSNKEQSVILDTPLDYSLDDCIEYIQEDELVEVTPQSIRMCKNPKLAKKGK, encoded by the exons ATGGAGAAAATGGCACTCACTTCTCAGAACTCTCTATTATTCTCATCCACAACACTTCCAAAGcatccttcttcttctccactCTTCTTTTCTAAACGTAACAACCTTTTTGGACTTCCTTTATCTTCTTCCAAACCAACTCTTCGAATTTCTTCAAGGAACAATAGGTCAATCAAATGTTCAATTTCCGAAGTCACTGAGCCGAAAACTG AGAAGAAGAAATTGATGAGAAGAGCAGATATTAGAAATATCGCAATTGTTGCTCATGTTGATCATGGAAAAACAACTCTCGTTGATGCCATGCTCAAACAAACTAAG GTGTTTCGTGATAATCAAACTGTACAAGAAAGGATAATGGACTCTAATGATTTGGAGCGTGAAAGAGGAATCACTATACTGAGTAAAAATACATCTGTTACTTATAAAGATGCCAAGATTAATATCATTGATACTCCTGGTCACTCTGATTTTGGAGGTGAAGTTGAACGTATCTTGAATATGGTCGAAGGAATCCTTCTAGTG GTAGATTCCGTCGAAGGGCCAATGCCGCAGACAAGGTTTGTCTTAAAGAAGGCTTTAGAGTTTGGTCATGCGGTTGTTGTGGTTGTGAATAAAATAGATAGGACTTCTGCTCGCCCTGATTTTGTTGTCAATTCTACCTTTGAACTCTTCATTGAGCTAAATGCAACAGATGAACAG TGTGACTTTCAGGTAATATATGCAAGTGGTATTAAAGGGAAAGCAGGGCTGTCTCCTGAAGATCTGGCAGACGACCTTGGGCCATTGTTTGAATCCATCATGAGATGTATCCCTGGACCACGTATTGATAGAGATGGCTCACTCCAAATGCTT GTTACAAGTACCGAGTATGAAGGACATAAAGGGCGTATAGCAATTGGGCGCTTGGAAGCTGGGGTTTTAGAAAAAGGAATGGAAGTCAAG ATTTGCACTTCAGAAGATTCATGTAGATATGGAAGAGTTAGCGAGCTTTATGTGTACGAAAAATTCTTTAGGGTCCCTGCCGAAAGGGTGGAGGCTGGGGATATATGTGCAGTATGTGGAATTTCTGATATTCAG ATTGGGGAGACAATTGCGGATAAATTGACTGGGAAGGCACTACCGTCCATTAAAGTGGAAGAACCAACAGTAAAAATGGCTTTCTCCATAAACACTTCACCTTTTGTTGGCCGTGAG GGAAAGTATGTTACCAGTAGGAATTTAAGGGACAGACTTTATCGCGAGCTTGAGAGAAATCTGGCTATGAAGGTTGAAGATGGTGAAACAGCTGATACATTCATTGTCAGCGGTCGTGGAACTCTGCATATCACCATACTCATTGAAAATAT GCGAAGGGAAGGATTTGAATTCATGGTTGGGCCTCCCAAAGTTATCAACAAGAGGGTTAATGACAAAGTGTTGGAGCCGTATGAG ATTGCAACTGTGGAGGTACCGGAAGTGCACATGGGAGCTGTTGTTGAACTTCTTGGCGGGAGACGAGGGCAAATGTTTGATATGCAAGGAGTTGG ATCGGAGGGAACTACACTACTCAAATATAAGATCCCAACCCGTGGTCTACTTGGATTGCGTAATGCAATTTTAACTGCTTCCCGAGGGACAGCTATTCTCAACACTGTATTTGATTGTTATGGGCCTTGGGCTGGTGACATGAATACTCGGGATTTAGGCTCGCTG GTTGCTTTTGAGGGTGGAACAAGTACTTCTTATGCAATCGCTAGTTCCCAGGAGAGGGGGCATATGTTTATAGGTCCTGGAGCAGAAGTTTATAAAGGTCAAATTATTGGCATCCATCAACGCTCTGGAGACTTGTCCTTGAATGTTTGCAAGAGAAAAGCTGCAACGAATATTCGTTCCAACAAGGAACAATCAG TGATTCTTGATACACCATTGGATTATAGTTTGGATGACTGCATTGAATACATTCAAGAAGACGAACTAGTAGAGGTCACCCCCCAAAGTATAAGAATGTGCAAGAATccaaaacttgcaaagaaaggaaAGTAG